In Streptomyces sp. NBC_01439, the following are encoded in one genomic region:
- a CDS encoding cation:proton antiporter regulatory subunit, translating into MSATPLPGIGVQYDLTTRERRHLSVIAHRDGTRTVNLYRADDPDACAQSLHLSGAEATSLIDALMPAHHSPNLLHTTDLGLVAERIELSAHSYWNGRLLGETRMRTETGVSIVAVLRRAEARPSPAPDFRLAGGDTLIVIGTREGVDAAASILGRE; encoded by the coding sequence ATGAGCGCCACGCCACTGCCCGGCATCGGGGTCCAGTACGACCTCACCACCCGCGAGCGGCGCCACCTGTCGGTGATCGCGCACCGCGACGGCACCCGTACGGTGAACCTCTACCGCGCGGACGATCCTGACGCGTGCGCCCAGTCGCTGCACCTGTCCGGGGCCGAGGCCACCTCGCTGATCGACGCCCTGATGCCCGCGCACCACAGCCCCAACCTCCTGCACACGACCGACCTCGGGCTGGTCGCCGAGCGCATCGAGCTGTCCGCGCACTCGTACTGGAACGGCCGGCTGCTGGGCGAGACCCGGATGCGGACGGAGACCGGCGTCTCGATCGTGGCGGTCCTGCGGCGGGCCGAGGCCCGCCCCTCCCCCGCTCCCGACTTCCGCCTCGCCGGCGGGGACACGCTCATCGTGATCGGCACCCGCGAGGGCGTCGACGCGGCCGCCTCCATACTCGGACGGGAGTGA
- the hypE gene encoding hydrogenase expression/formation protein HypE, whose translation MSDTALDITGWTCPAPLRDRPRVVMGHGGGGALSAELVQHLFAPAFGGDVLAQLGDSAALSLGGVRLAFSTDSYVVRPLFFPGGSIGDLAVNGTVNDLAMSGAEAAYLSCGFILEEGVEMPVVARVAEAMGAAARAAGVEVATGDTKVVEAGHGDGIYINTAGIGVIPDGVDLRPQRVVPGDVVIVSGEIGLHGVAIMSVREGLEFGVDVQSDCAALGGLVRSMLEVAPDLHVLRDPTRGGLAASLNEIAAASGTGVVIHEGRVPVPAAVANACAILGLDPLYVANEGKLVAFVPREHADAVLDAMRAHPLGRRATVIGEAVDAHPGLVVARTALGGTRVVDLPIGEQLPRIC comes from the coding sequence TTGTCTGACACCGCACTCGACATCACCGGCTGGACCTGCCCGGCCCCGCTGCGCGACCGCCCCCGCGTGGTGATGGGCCACGGCGGCGGGGGCGCACTCTCCGCCGAGCTGGTCCAGCACCTCTTCGCCCCGGCCTTCGGCGGTGACGTGCTCGCCCAGCTCGGGGACTCCGCGGCGCTCTCCCTGGGCGGGGTCCGGCTGGCCTTCTCCACCGACTCCTACGTGGTGCGGCCGCTGTTCTTCCCCGGCGGCTCCATCGGCGACCTCGCGGTCAACGGCACGGTCAACGACCTGGCCATGAGCGGAGCCGAAGCGGCGTACCTGTCCTGCGGGTTCATCCTGGAGGAGGGCGTCGAGATGCCGGTGGTGGCGCGCGTGGCCGAGGCCATGGGCGCGGCCGCGCGCGCCGCGGGCGTGGAGGTCGCGACCGGCGACACCAAGGTCGTGGAAGCGGGCCACGGGGACGGTATCTACATCAACACCGCGGGCATCGGCGTCATCCCCGACGGGGTGGACCTGCGCCCGCAGCGCGTCGTCCCCGGAGACGTCGTCATCGTCAGCGGTGAGATCGGGCTCCACGGCGTGGCGATCATGAGCGTCCGGGAGGGACTCGAGTTCGGCGTGGACGTCCAGAGCGACTGCGCGGCCCTGGGCGGACTCGTCCGGAGCATGCTCGAGGTCGCCCCGGACCTCCACGTCCTGCGCGACCCCACCCGGGGCGGCCTGGCGGCCTCCCTGAACGAGATCGCGGCCGCTTCGGGCACCGGTGTCGTGATCCACGAGGGCCGCGTCCCGGTCCCCGCGGCTGTCGCGAACGCCTGCGCGATCCTCGGGCTCGACCCGCTCTACGTGGCCAACGAGGGCAAGTTGGTCGCCTTCGTGCCCCGCGAGCACGCCGACGCCGTCCTCGACGCCATGCGCGCCCATCCGCTGGGCCGCCGCGCGACGGTGATCGGTGAGGCCGTCGACGCCCACCCGGGCCTGGTCGTGGCCCGCACCGCCCTCGGCGGCACCCGCGTGGTCGACCTGCCCATCGGGGAGCAGCTGCCGCGCATCTGCTGA
- a CDS encoding cation:proton antiporter has protein sequence MHSALFLIEFGAIILGLGLLGRLAGRFRFSPIPLYLLAGLAFGTGGLLPMGASEEFVAIGAEIGVILLLLMLGLEYTATDLVSNLKTQYPAGLVDFTLNAVPGAVAALLMGWGPVAAVVLAGVTWISSSGVIAKVMGDLGRLGNRETPVILSVLVLEDLAMAVYLPIITALLAGVGLAAGSLTLAIALGVAGAVLFVAVRYGRLISRFVSSDDPEKLLLVVLGLTLLVAGIAQQLQVSAAVGAFLVGIALSGEVAEGTHTLLSPLRDLFAAVFFVFFGLHTDPASIPPVLLPALALALVTAGTKIATGYWAAKRAGVGVKGRWRAGGTLVARGEFSIVIAGLAVTAGIEPALGPLATAYVLILVVIGPLTARYTEPLAARFRGRRTVKTPLLAAVPSPARSPEAVAEPAPDQDPAGRP, from the coding sequence GTGCACTCTGCTCTCTTCCTGATCGAGTTCGGTGCGATCATCCTGGGCCTGGGTCTGCTGGGCAGGCTCGCCGGGCGCTTCCGCTTCTCCCCGATCCCCCTGTACCTGCTGGCCGGTCTCGCCTTCGGCACGGGCGGGCTGCTGCCCATGGGCGCGAGCGAGGAGTTCGTGGCGATCGGCGCCGAGATCGGCGTCATCTTGCTGCTGCTGATGCTGGGGCTGGAGTACACGGCCACCGACCTCGTCTCCAACCTCAAGACCCAGTACCCGGCCGGGCTGGTCGACTTCACCCTCAACGCCGTACCCGGCGCGGTCGCCGCGCTGCTCATGGGCTGGGGTCCGGTGGCCGCCGTGGTCCTGGCGGGGGTCACCTGGATCTCGTCCTCGGGCGTCATCGCCAAGGTGATGGGGGACCTCGGGCGGCTCGGCAACCGCGAGACCCCGGTCATCCTCAGCGTCCTGGTGCTGGAAGACCTGGCCATGGCCGTCTACCTGCCGATCATCACCGCGCTGCTGGCCGGGGTCGGTCTCGCGGCGGGCAGCCTGACCCTGGCGATCGCGCTCGGCGTGGCGGGCGCGGTGCTGTTCGTCGCCGTCCGCTACGGCCGGCTCATCTCCCGGTTCGTCTCCAGCGACGACCCGGAGAAGCTGCTCCTCGTCGTTCTGGGCCTGACCCTGCTGGTCGCGGGCATCGCCCAGCAGCTACAGGTGTCGGCCGCGGTCGGAGCGTTCCTGGTCGGCATCGCCCTGTCCGGTGAGGTGGCCGAGGGTACGCACACCCTGCTCAGCCCGCTCCGGGACCTGTTCGCGGCGGTGTTCTTCGTCTTCTTCGGCCTGCACACCGACCCGGCCAGCATCCCGCCCGTACTGCTGCCGGCGCTCGCGCTCGCCCTGGTCACCGCCGGCACGAAGATCGCCACCGGGTACTGGGCCGCGAAGCGCGCCGGGGTCGGGGTCAAGGGCCGCTGGCGGGCCGGCGGAACCCTCGTTGCCCGCGGGGAGTTCTCGATCGTCATCGCCGGTCTCGCCGTCACCGCCGGCATCGAACCGGCCCTCGGGCCGCTGGCCACCGCCTACGTGCTGATCCTCGTGGTGATCGGTCCGCTCACCGCCCGCTACACCGAGCCGCTGGCCGCCCGGTTCCGGGGGCGGCGCACCGTGAAGACCCCGCTGCTCGCGGCCGTACCCTCTCCCGCACGGTCCCCGGAGGCCGTCGCGGAGCCGGCTCCCGACCAGGATCCCGCCGGGCGGCCGTAA
- a CDS encoding peptidoglycan DD-metalloendopeptidase family protein, producing the protein MSRLRAAVLMCLAGLVLAGAPAPASASIAPAPARVPSPAPAAAAGKPLFQLPFPCGLNTWGHNPALDIVVEGNTGSDGLPVLPSAAGTVAATYWTNGSGNTIQINHGNGWFTAYYHLKDDPATYVKKGDAVQPSTRIGRIGTSGASTWSHLHYEQRYLASGDFTDESHRVPVHFDGVEYTGDAKEWPTVTSRNCAGTPPPAWQDCPLGYVCFYSGVEGTGTVCRSAVDEPRSTCGMRRSFFNNGTPQPGYDHVQVYFREGGSACLHRGWDEGRGNLPAGGRTIERFQWRGEC; encoded by the coding sequence ATGAGCAGGCTGCGAGCGGCGGTGTTGATGTGCCTGGCGGGGCTGGTGCTGGCGGGTGCGCCCGCGCCCGCCTCCGCGTCCATTGCCCCCGCCCCCGCCCGTGTCCCTTCCCCTGCCCCTGCCGCTGCTGCGGGGAAGCCGCTGTTCCAGCTGCCCTTCCCGTGCGGGCTGAACACCTGGGGTCACAACCCGGCGCTGGACATCGTGGTGGAGGGCAACACCGGCTCCGACGGGCTGCCCGTCCTGCCGTCCGCTGCCGGCACGGTGGCCGCCACGTACTGGACCAACGGTTCGGGCAACACCATCCAGATCAACCACGGCAACGGCTGGTTCACGGCGTACTACCACCTCAAGGACGACCCGGCGACCTACGTCAAGAAGGGCGACGCCGTCCAGCCGTCCACCCGGATCGGCCGGATCGGTACCTCGGGCGCCTCCACCTGGTCCCACCTGCACTACGAGCAGCGCTACCTGGCTTCGGGCGACTTCACCGACGAGAGCCACCGCGTCCCGGTCCACTTCGACGGGGTCGAGTACACGGGCGACGCGAAGGAATGGCCCACCGTCACCAGCCGCAACTGCGCCGGCACGCCGCCCCCCGCCTGGCAGGACTGCCCGCTCGGCTACGTCTGCTTCTACTCGGGGGTGGAGGGCACGGGCACCGTCTGCCGCTCCGCCGTCGACGAGCCCCGGAGCACGTGCGGGATGCGCAGGTCCTTCTTCAACAACGGCACGCCGCAGCCGGGTTACGACCACGTGCAGGTGTACTTCCGGGAGGGAGGCAGCGCCTGTC
- a CDS encoding HypC/HybG/HupF family hydrogenase formation chaperone: MCLAVPGRVLDIGEKDGTRMATVDFGGVQKEVCLEYLPDLQVGEYAIVHVGFALQRLDEESAKQTLELFAQLGMLQEEFGDPWEQAAAAGGDPWPFAHDPDLEPGPAPALAAPQEEVQP, from the coding sequence ATGTGCTTGGCGGTGCCCGGCAGAGTGCTCGACATCGGGGAGAAGGACGGCACCCGCATGGCCACCGTCGACTTCGGCGGTGTGCAGAAGGAGGTGTGCCTGGAGTACCTACCGGACCTCCAGGTGGGCGAGTACGCCATCGTCCACGTGGGCTTCGCCCTCCAGCGCCTCGACGAGGAGTCGGCCAAGCAGACCCTCGAACTCTTCGCGCAACTCGGGATGCTGCAGGAGGAGTTCGGCGACCCGTGGGAGCAGGCCGCCGCGGCCGGCGGCGACCCCTGGCCCTTCGCCCACGATCCCGACCTCGAACCCGGACCCGCGCCCGCCCTCGCCGCACCGCAGGAGGAAGTCCAGCCGTGA
- a CDS encoding sensor histidine kinase → MSLYWRIFLLNAAVLVTAVLLLFGPVTVSTPVLFGEAVVLLAGLAAMLIANAALLRIGLAPLGRLTRAMSAVDLLRPGGRVRVEGPAEVAELTTSFNAMLGRLEAERAGSSARALSAQEAERRRIAQELHDEVGQTLTAVLLQLKHAADRAPAPLREELRQVQETTRTSLDEIRRIARRLRPGVLEELGLHSAVRALTAEFTSGSLTVRHVIGPRVPPLDEAAELVVYRVAQEALTNAARHAGAREVEVHLSARPGGAVRLLVRDDGRGIGPAGEGAGIQGMRERALLIGADLAIGSGPQGGTDVRLDVPAVTTAAAATTEGNP, encoded by the coding sequence GTGTCGCTGTACTGGCGGATCTTCCTGCTCAACGCGGCCGTCCTCGTCACCGCCGTCCTGCTGCTGTTCGGCCCGGTCACCGTCTCCACCCCGGTCCTCTTCGGCGAGGCCGTGGTGCTGCTCGCCGGCCTGGCCGCCATGCTGATCGCCAACGCCGCCCTGCTCCGGATCGGTCTGGCACCGCTCGGCAGGCTGACCCGCGCCATGAGCGCGGTCGACCTGCTGCGCCCAGGCGGCCGGGTCCGGGTGGAGGGCCCTGCCGAAGTGGCCGAGCTGACCACCTCCTTCAACGCCATGCTGGGCCGGCTGGAGGCCGAACGGGCCGGCAGCAGCGCCCGCGCCCTCTCCGCGCAGGAAGCCGAACGGCGGCGCATCGCCCAGGAACTCCACGACGAGGTCGGCCAGACCCTCACCGCGGTCCTGCTCCAGCTCAAGCACGCTGCCGACCGCGCCCCGGCCCCCTTGCGGGAGGAGCTGCGCCAGGTGCAGGAGACGACCCGCACCAGCCTGGACGAGATCCGCCGCATCGCCCGCAGGCTGCGGCCGGGGGTCCTGGAGGAACTCGGGCTGCACAGTGCCGTGCGCGCGCTGACGGCCGAGTTCACCAGCGGGTCGCTGACCGTGCGGCACGTCATCGGCCCCCGGGTGCCCCCGCTGGACGAAGCGGCCGAACTCGTCGTCTACCGGGTAGCCCAGGAGGCCCTGACCAACGCCGCCCGGCACGCGGGCGCGAGGGAGGTCGAGGTGCACCTGTCGGCCCGGCCCGGCGGAGCGGTCCGCCTGCTGGTGCGGGACGACGGCCGGGGCATCGGCCCCGCCGGTGAGGGCGCGGGGATCCAGGGCATGCGGGAACGGGCCCTGCTGATCGGTGCGGACCTCGCCATCGGGAGCGGCCCGCAGGGCGGCACCGACGTACGGCTGGACGTACCCGCCGTCACCACCGCCGCCGCCGCGACCACGGAGGGAAACCCTTGA
- a CDS encoding response regulator transcription factor yields the protein MTTPERTPTRVLLADDHALVRRGVRLILDAEPDLTVVAEAGDGAEAVALARTGEVDLAVLDVAMPRMTGLQAARELSRLRPELRILILTMYDNEQYFFEALKAGAAGYVPKSVADRDLVEACRAAIRDEPFIYPGAETTLIRNYLDRARQGDPLPARAITEREEEILKLVAEGHSSKEIGDLLVISAKTVERHRANLLQKLGMRDRLELTRYAIRVGLIEP from the coding sequence TTGACCACCCCGGAACGTACGCCGACCCGCGTCCTGCTTGCCGACGACCACGCCCTCGTACGGCGCGGGGTCCGGCTCATCCTCGACGCCGAGCCGGATCTGACGGTGGTCGCCGAGGCCGGGGACGGCGCGGAGGCCGTCGCCCTGGCCCGTACCGGGGAGGTGGACCTCGCCGTCCTCGACGTGGCCATGCCCCGGATGACCGGACTGCAGGCCGCACGGGAACTCTCCCGGCTGCGGCCGGAGCTGCGCATCCTCATCCTGACCATGTACGACAACGAGCAGTACTTCTTCGAGGCGCTCAAGGCCGGGGCGGCCGGATACGTCCCCAAGTCGGTCGCCGACCGCGATCTGGTCGAGGCCTGCCGGGCGGCGATCCGGGACGAGCCCTTCATCTATCCCGGGGCCGAGACCACCCTCATCCGCAACTACCTGGACCGGGCCCGCCAGGGCGATCCGCTGCCCGCCCGGGCGATCACCGAGCGCGAGGAGGAGATCCTCAAGCTCGTCGCGGAAGGCCACTCCTCGAAGGAGATCGGCGACCTTCTCGTCATCAGCGCCAAGACCGTGGAGCGCCACCGGGCCAACCTGCTGCAGAAGCTGGGGATGCGCGACCGGCTGGAGCTGACCCGGTACGCGATCCGGGTCGGGCTCATCGAGCCGTAG
- the hypD gene encoding hydrogenase formation protein HypD → MKYIEEFQDPALARRLLDDIHATVTRPWALMEVCGGQTHTIIRHGIDQLLPEQVELIHGPGCPVCVTPLEVIDKALEIASRPDVIFCSFGDMLRVPGTGRDLFQVRSEGGDVRVVYSPLDALRIAQENPKHQVVFFGIGFETTAPPNAMTVHQAKKLDIPNFSLLVSHVRVPPAIEAIMQSPSCRVQGFLAAGHVCSVMGVREYPELAARHRVPIVVTGFEPLDILEGVRRAVRQLERGEHTVDNAYARAVRPEGNPAALAMLEDVFEVTDRAWRGIGVIPDSGWRLSERYRDFDAEHRFSVTGINTREPAECRSGEVLQGLLKPHECEAFGTLCTPRSPLGATMVSSEGACAAYYLYRRLELGTVPAAKTAATAPTAASAPLEASPVV, encoded by the coding sequence GTGAAGTACATCGAGGAGTTCCAGGACCCGGCCCTCGCCCGCCGGCTGCTGGACGACATCCACGCCACCGTGACCCGCCCCTGGGCCCTGATGGAGGTGTGCGGCGGTCAGACCCACACCATCATCCGGCACGGGATCGATCAACTGCTGCCGGAACAAGTGGAGTTGATTCACGGACCGGGCTGTCCGGTGTGCGTCACCCCGTTGGAGGTCATCGACAAGGCGTTGGAGATCGCCTCCCGCCCCGATGTGATCTTCTGTTCCTTCGGGGACATGCTCCGGGTGCCCGGGACCGGCCGCGACCTGTTCCAGGTGCGCAGCGAGGGAGGCGACGTACGCGTCGTCTACTCCCCGCTCGACGCCCTGCGGATCGCCCAGGAGAACCCGAAGCACCAGGTGGTCTTCTTCGGCATCGGCTTCGAGACCACGGCGCCGCCCAACGCCATGACCGTCCACCAGGCGAAGAAGCTGGACATCCCCAACTTCAGCCTGCTGGTCTCCCACGTCCGGGTGCCCCCGGCGATCGAGGCGATCATGCAGTCGCCGAGCTGCCGGGTCCAGGGCTTCCTCGCCGCCGGACACGTGTGCAGCGTGATGGGCGTGCGCGAGTACCCCGAATTGGCCGCGCGCCACCGGGTGCCGATCGTGGTGACGGGCTTCGAACCGCTGGACATCCTGGAGGGCGTACGACGGGCCGTACGGCAGCTGGAGCGCGGCGAGCACACCGTCGACAACGCCTACGCGCGCGCCGTGCGCCCCGAGGGCAACCCGGCCGCCCTCGCCATGCTGGAGGACGTCTTCGAGGTCACCGACCGGGCCTGGCGGGGCATCGGAGTGATCCCCGACAGCGGCTGGCGGCTGTCGGAGCGCTACCGGGACTTCGATGCCGAACACCGCTTCTCGGTCACCGGCATCAACACCCGTGAACCGGCCGAGTGCCGCAGCGGCGAGGTGCTCCAGGGGCTGCTGAAACCGCACGAGTGCGAGGCCTTCGGCACGCTGTGCACCCCGCGCAGCCCGCTCGGCGCCACCATGGTCTCCAGCGAGGGCGCCTGCGCCGCGTACTACCTCTACCGGCGGCTGGAGCTGGGAACCGTGCCCGCTGCCAAGACGGCCGCGACCGCCCCGACCGCTGCGAGCGCCCCGCTGGAGGCGAGCCCCGTTGTCTGA